The Vicia villosa cultivar HV-30 ecotype Madison, WI linkage group LG1, Vvil1.0, whole genome shotgun sequence genome includes a region encoding these proteins:
- the LOC131594977 gene encoding uncharacterized protein LOC131594977, with product MASRLRSVLGKLVSDNQSAFIPGRNILDGVLMANEVMDLTKREKRSCMVLKVDFEKAFDCVNWNFLRFILKKICFGERWMKWMEGCVFSSSMSVIINAALMRKEKEMGDYQGFKINEAEDVSLLQFADDTLIVVDGSSSNLWCVKSILRGFEMMSGLKINFHKSKLYGINVGEWLLNAASDFLSYNIDSLPFKFLRVKIGDSPRKILMRRELLDSLRKRLATWKGRHL from the exons ATGGCTTCAAGGTTAAGGAGCGTTTTGGGGAAGTTGGTGTCGGACAACCAATCCGCTTTTATCCCAGGTAGAAACATCCTTGACGGCGTCCTTATGGCTAATGAGGTGATGGATTTGACTAAACGAGAGAAAAGGAGTTGCATGGTGTTGAAAGTTGACTTTGAAAAGGCTTTTGATTGTGTTAATTGGAACTTCTTGAGGTTCATTCTTAAGAAAATTTGCTTTGGCGAAaggtggatgaaatggatggaaggTTGTGTTTTCTCTAGTAGCATGTCCGTTATTATTAACG CGGCACTTATGAGGAAGGAAAAGGAGATGGGTGATTATCAAGGTTTTAAGATAAATGAAGCGGAGGATGTGAGCTTACTTCAATTTGCAGATGACACGTTAATTGTGGTGGATGGTAGTAGCAGTAATCTTTGGTGCGTGAAATCTATTCTAAGAGGTTTTGAAATGATGTCGGGATTGAAGataaattttcataaaagtaAGCTTTATGGTATCAATGTGGGTGAGTGGCTTCTCAATGCGGCCTCAGACTTCCTATCTTATAATATAGATTCCTTACCTTTCAAGTTCCTTAGGGTCAAAATTGGAGATAGTCCTAGAAAGATTTTGATGCGGAGAGAATTACTTGACTCTTTGAGGAAAAGACTTGCCACTTGGAAAGGAAGACACCTCTGA
- the LOC131622573 gene encoding protein DOG1-like 4 — protein sequence MKKSFSEFYEKWILNLEEIQHQLLKVSKRETVMNEQELQTLVSKVTAHLKEYYTVKWRAAHEDVVVFFSPTWVTPLENSYLWITGWKPSTVFRILEKFDMTDEEKKKIDGLRMKTKMEEEKVEGEMERQQVAMADLKMVKLAKISCRGRKDDARVDGLVEVALKGVFGGLEKVMKSSDCVRLKTLKGVLDVLTPIQSLHFLAAHIGMQLSLRQLGINKITQKDP from the coding sequence atgAAGAAGAGTTTCTCAGAATTCTACGAGAAATGGATTTTGAACCTAGAGGAAATTCAGCACCAGCTTCTGAAGGTATCAAAAAGAGAGACGGTGATGAATGAACAAGAGCTACAAACACTGGTTTCAAAAGTCACGGCTCATTTGAAAGAATACTACACTGTGAAATGGAGAGCAGCGCATGAAGATGTTGTTGTTTTCTTTTCACCAACATGGGTTACTCCATTGGAAAACTCATATCTCTGGATAACCGGGTGGAAACCTTCTACTGTCTTTCGCATCCTGGAGAAGTTCGACATGACAgatgaagagaagaagaagatagatGGACTGAGAATGAAGACAAAGATGGAGGAAGAAAAGGTGGAGGGAGAGATGGAGAGGCAGCAAGTGGCTATGGCTGATTTGAAGATGGTGAAGCTGGCGAAAATATCATGCAGAGGTAGGAAAGATGATGCAAGAGTGGATGGGTTGGTTGAAGTGGCTTTGAAAGGAGTGTTTGGTGGTTTGGAGAAAGTAATGAAAAGTTCAGATTGTGTTAGACTTAAGACACTGAAAGGGGTTTTGGATGTTCTTACTCCAATTCAGTCTCTTCATTTTTTGGCTGCACATATTGGTATGCAGTTAAGCTTGAGGCAACTTGGGATCAACAAGATCACTCAGAAAGATCCATAG
- the LOC131622580 gene encoding protein MALE DISCOVERER 2-like yields the protein MGMRCNTFGFWFRIYVCFISVWGISECLSLNDEGLALLEFRQRISSDPRVALENWNSNDCDPCNWFGVHCIDGKVQTLDLNGLSLEGTLAPELGKLSHLKSLVLCNNNFSGEIPKELGELAELELLDLRENNLSGCIPVELSKMLSLKHLLLCDNNIEESDSHQDQGNFRLFSKSLLDECSSPLATLFACINRKFGHCVWHSNIKQWNKPDSLIIPIKVALLKCLDVFSLPLFKQVHEEKNFDLQRRANEPEIAMSVPNLISYGRRRLLEHSSNLAAAPYKGEIPKGFSQTPISISSGSFPASPNARKNRTQSRTPPLPPPSDSLPNDGHHSSLPKMDIHESVWKYILIVIGIVVIVVLIVVLLCLWKKPAAKIIKPWNTGISGQLQKAFITGVPKLNRVELETACEDFSNIVISFEACTIFKGTLSSGVEIAVVSTLVDSRKEWTKNMELNYRKKIATLSRINHKNFINLIGYCEEEDPFTRMFIFEYAPNGSLFEYLHVKDVERLEWSERIRIIMGTAYCLSYMHGLNPPVSHTKVASNLIMLSDDYAAKLAEITFRTIVDSPRTTRGDSSKKAEMQRAAFDTNVYDFGILLLEIISGKLPHSEEQGNLVNWASEYLNDRRSISYMIDPSLQSFKDSELDVICEVIQGCIQPEPKLRPTMKDITSKLREVVNVTPEQASPRLSPLWWAELEILSVEAT from the exons ATGGGAATGAGATGTAACACATTTGGATTTTGGTTTAGGATTTATGTTTGCTTTATTTCTGTTTGGGGGATTAGTGAGTGTTTGTCGCTTAACGACGAAG gaTTGGCTTTGTTGGAGTTTCGTCAAAGAATAAGTTCTGATCCTCGTGTTGCGTTGGAAAATTGGAATTCAAATGATTGTGACCCTTGCAACTGGTTCGGGGTTCACTGCATCGATGGTAAAGTGCAGACTTT GGATCTAAATGGTCTGTCCTTGGAAGGGACATTGGCTCCTGAGCTTGGGAAACTTAGTCACTTAAAATCACT TGTGTTATGCAATAATAACTTTTCTGGTGAGATTCCTAAAGAGCTTGGAGAATTAGCTGAGTTAGAGTTATTAGATTTAAGGGAGAACAATTTATCAGGATGCATCCCAGTTGAACTTAGTAAAATGTTATCTCTAAAACACTT gTTGCTTTGTGATAACAACATAGAAGAAAGTGATTCTCATCAAGACCAAGGGAATTTCAGATTATTTTCTAAATCACTACTTGATGAATGTTCATCGCCTCTCGCAACATTATTTGCCTGCATTAATAGAAAGTTTGGTCACTG TGTGTGGCATAGCAACATCAAGCAATGGAACAAACCAGATTCGTTGATTATTCCGATTAAAGTAGCACTTCTGAAATGCCTCGATGTCTTTTCGCTGCCTCT GTTCAAGCAAGTGCATGAAGAGAAAAATTTCGACCTTCAGCGTC GTGCTAATGAACCAGAAATCGCGATGAGTGTGCCAAATCTTATTAGTTATGGGCGTCGTAGGTTACTTGAGCATTCGAGTAACCTTGCCGCCGCACCTTATAAAGGTGAAATTCCAAAAGGTTTCAGTCAAACTCCAATTAGCATTAGTAGTGGATCTTTTCCAGCTTCTCCAAATGCAAGAAAGAACCGAACTCAGTCACGTACACCACCATTACCTCCTCCTTCTGATTCTCTTCCAAATGATGGACACCACTCAAGTCTACCAAAAATGGACATACATGAAAGTGTGTGGAAGTATATACTTATTGTCATAGGAATTGTAGTGATTGTCGTTTTGATCGTAGTTCTTCTTTGCCTTTGGAAAAAACCAGCAGCTAAAATAATTAAACCTTGGAACACAGGCATAAGTGGACAGTTGCAAAAGGCTTTTATTACAG GTGTTCCTAAGTTGAATAGAGTAGAATTAGAGACAGCATGTGAAGATTTCAGCAATATTGTTATTAGTTTTGAAGCATGCACTATATTCAAAGGAACATTGTCTAGTGGAGTTGAAATTGCTGTTGTTTCGACTTTGGTTGATTCGCGAAAAGAATGGACTAAGAACATGGAATTGAACTATAGAAAAAAG ATTGCGACATTGTCTCGCATTAACCATAAGAACTTTATTAATCTTATTGGATATTGTGAGGAAGAAGATCCattcacaaggatgtttataTTCGAATATGCCCCAAATGGAAGCCTATTTGAGTACCTACATG TTAAAGACGTTGAACGTCTTGAATGGAGTGAAAGGATAAGAATAATAATGGGAACTGCGTATTGTCTTTCGTACATGCACGGTTTAAATCCACCGGTATCTCATACCAAAGTTGCTTCAAATTTGATCATGTTGTCAGATGATTATGCTGCAAAG CTTGCAGAGATCACTTTTAGAACTATTGTAGATTCACCTAGGACAACTAGAGGTGACTCTTCAAAGAAAGCCGAGATGCAACGCGCGGCTTTTGACACCAATGTCTATGATTTCGGAATATTGTTGCTAGAAATCATTTCCGGGAAATTGCCTCATTCTGAAGAACAAGGAAATCTTGTCAACTGG GCTTCGGAGTACTTAAATGACAGAAGAAGCATAAGCTATATGATTGATCCGAGTTTACAATCATTCAAAGACAGTGAACTCGACGTGATCTGTGAGGTGATTCAAGGGTGTATTCAACCCGAACCGAAGTTAAGGCCAACAATGAAAGACATAACTTCGAAATTAAGAGAAGTGGTTAATGTAACACCAGAGCAAGCTTCTCCAAGGCTTTCTCCATTATGGTGGGCTGAACTTGAGATATTATCAGTGGAGGCTACTTGA